One stretch of Prunus persica cultivar Lovell chromosome G1, Prunus_persica_NCBIv2, whole genome shotgun sequence DNA includes these proteins:
- the LOC18791338 gene encoding pentatricopeptide repeat-containing protein ELI1, chloroplastic isoform X1: protein MKELSRIECSKRLFEENASSRDVVTWNSMLTAFVRDEQIGAAEKLFEEMPERDVISWSTMISGYVQNGRLGEGLECFKQMREKGMRLNEATLVSVLSASAQLGLLEHGRLVHSLVESLNFPLTVSLGTALIDMYAKCGCIEQSKLLFKNMPKKDIWTWNVMICGLASHGIGKEALALFQRFIDEGFHPVNVTFIGVLGACSRAGLVSEGRRHFKLMTEKYSILPEMEHYGCMVDMLGRAGFLDEAVQLIEKMTVPPDPVLWATLLGACKIHGSIELGEKIGKKLLKLDPTHDGHYVQLASIYAKARKWEDVIRVRRLLVEQNTNKAAGWSLIEAQGTVHKFVAGDREHERSLEIYKMLEKIGIRIAESGYSPNVSSVLHDIGEEEKENAIKEHSERLAMAFGLLVTGAGDCIRIVKNLRVCEDCHEVSKIISRVFEREIIVRDGSRFHHFKDGKCSCLDYW, encoded by the exons ATGAAGGAGCTCAG TAGAATTGAATGCTCGAAAAGGTTATTTGAGGAGAATGCCAGTTCCCGAGATGTAGTTACCTGGAACTCAATGCTAACGGCTTTTGTAAGAGACGAACAGATTGGTGCTGCAGAGAAGCTGTTTGAGGAAATGCCGGAGAGAGACGTGATCTCATGGAGTACGATGATCTCGGGTTACGTGCAGAATGGGCGGTTAGGAGAAGGGTTGGAGTGTTTTAAACAGATGAGAGAGAAGGGGATGAGGCTAAATGAGGCCACGTTAGTCTCAGTTCTTTCAGCATCCGCACAATTGGGTTTGCTCGAACATGGTAGATTAGTTCACTCCCTTGTAGAGTCCTTGAATTTCCCGTTGACTGTTTCCCTTGGCACAGCtctaattgacatgtatgcaaAATGTGGATGCATCGAACAGTCTAAacttttgtttaaaaatatgCCCAAGAAAGATATTTGGACATGGAACGTTATGATCTGTGGATTGGCCTCACATGGCATTGGGAAAGAAGCCCTTGCGCTCTTTCAAAGGTTCATTGATGAGGGTTTCCATCCTGTGAATGTCACTTTCATTGGTGTCTTGGGTGCCTGTAGTAGAGCTGGTTTGGTGAGTGAGGGAAGACGTCATTTTAAGTTGATGACAGAGAAGTATAGCATATTACCTGAGATGGAGCATTATGGGTGCATGGTTGATATGTTGGGCCGTGCAGGTTTTTTAGATGAAGCTGTTCAGTTGATCGAGAAGATGACGGTTCCACCAGATCCTGTATTATGGGCAACACTACTTGGTGCTTGTAAGATACATGGATCGATAGAATTGGGTGAGAAGATTGGGAAGAAGTTACTTAAATTGGATCCAACCCATGATGGGCATTATGTACAACTAGCCAGTATATATGCAAAAGCAAGGAAATGGGAAGATGTTATTAGAGTTCGGAGATTATTGGTTGAGCAAAACACCAATAAAGCTGCAGGTTGGAGCTTGATTGAAGCGCAGGGTACagttcataaatttgttgCAGGGGATAGAGAGCATGAACGTTCTCTGGAGATTTACAAAATGCTGGAGAAAATTGGAATACGAATAGCAGAATCTGGCTACTCACCAAATGTTTCATCAGTTTTGCATGATATAGGggaggaagaaaaggagaatgcAATAAAGGAGCATAGTGAGCGGCTTGCGATGGCTTTTGGCTTGCTTGTAACAGGGGCTGGGGATTGCATTCGAATTGTGAAGAATTTGAGAGTTTGTGAGGATTGTCATGAGGTAAGCAAGATAATTTCAAGGgtgtttgagagagaaattatAGTGAGGGATGGAAGCAGATTTCACCATTTCAAGGACGGAAAATGTTCCTGCCTTGATTATTGGTAG
- the LOC18788876 gene encoding mitogen-activated protein kinase kinase kinase NPK1 — MASNSDQCTSPLPGAWMKGKLVGSGAFGSVHLAMSKATGALFVVKSAVSGHGVQALENEAKILESLNSQYVVRCLGKENGEGKCINVFMEYMAGGSLSDVSQIFGGALEEEVVRLYTREILLGLKYLHENGIVHCDLKCKNVLVGSSGNVKLADFGSAKRLKDSKAHGVSVQVAVQSIGGTPLWMAPEVLRNEGLDFALDIWSLGCTVIEMATGRPPWGTKASNPVAAVLEIACGNEKPQFPRHFSDNGLDFLARCLERDPKRRWSAEELLNHPFVSGNSMRVSRKGVACSPASTLDIGICEEGSDYSSDHGMGIRDRDDFPSIPSRNPFSKCCDEGNRSTRTQQTESHLESSENWITVR; from the coding sequence ATGGCTTCAAATTCTGATCAATGCACATCTCCTCTGCCTGGTGCATGGATGAAGGGCAAACTGGTTGGATCTGGTGCTTTTGGCAGTGTCCATTTGGCCATGAGCAAAGCCACAGGAGCACTTTTTGTTGTGAAATCTGCAGTGTCTGGGCATGGAGTTCAGGCTCTGGAGAATGAGGCAAAGATTCTCGAGAGTTTGAATTCGCAATACGTTGTTCGATGCCTGGGGAAGGAAAATGGTGAAGGGAAATGCATCAATGTGTTCATGGAGTACATGGCAGGGGGTAGCTTGTCAGATGTGTCACAGATATTTGGTGGTGCATTGGAGGAAGAGGTGGTTCGTTTGTACACCAGAGAGATTCTTCTTGGTCTCAAGTATCTTCATGAAAATGGGATTGTGCATTGTGACCTCAAGTGCAAGAATGTGCTCGTGGGCTCCTCCGGGAATGTGAAGCTGGCGGATTTTGGCTCTGCTAAGAGGCTAAAGGACTCAAAGGCTCATGGGGTTTCCGTGCAGGTTGCTGTGCAATCTATTGGTGGGACTCCATTGTGGATGGCTCCTGAAGTTTTGAGAAATGAAGGGCTGGATTTCGCTTTGGATATTTGGTCATTAGGATGCACTGTCATTGAAATGGCTACTGGCAGGCCTCCTTGGGGTACCAAGGCTTCGAATCCGGTGGCTGCTGTTTTGGAGATTGCTTGTGGCAATGAGAAGCCTCAGTTTCCAAGACATTTCTCAGATAATGGGTTGGATTTCTTAGCAAGGTGCTTGGAGAGAGACCCGAAAAGGAGGTGGTCTGCTGAGGAATTGCTTAACCATCCATTTGTATCAGGAAATTCAATGAGAGTTTCAAGAAAGGGTGTGGCTTGCTCACCTGCAAGTACTCTAGACATTGGAATTTGTGAGGAGGGCTCTGATTACTCATCAGATCATGGAATGGGGATTCGCGATCGCGATGATTTCCCGAGCATCCCGAGCAGAAATCCTTTCTCAAAGTGCTGTGATGAAGGAAACAGAAGCACAAGAACGCAGCAGACTGAGAGTCACTTGGAGTCATCAGAAAATTGGATCACTGTTAGGTAG
- the LOC18791338 gene encoding pentatricopeptide repeat-containing protein ELI1, chloroplastic isoform X2 → MKELRIECSKRLFEENASSRDVVTWNSMLTAFVRDEQIGAAEKLFEEMPERDVISWSTMISGYVQNGRLGEGLECFKQMREKGMRLNEATLVSVLSASAQLGLLEHGRLVHSLVESLNFPLTVSLGTALIDMYAKCGCIEQSKLLFKNMPKKDIWTWNVMICGLASHGIGKEALALFQRFIDEGFHPVNVTFIGVLGACSRAGLVSEGRRHFKLMTEKYSILPEMEHYGCMVDMLGRAGFLDEAVQLIEKMTVPPDPVLWATLLGACKIHGSIELGEKIGKKLLKLDPTHDGHYVQLASIYAKARKWEDVIRVRRLLVEQNTNKAAGWSLIEAQGTVHKFVAGDREHERSLEIYKMLEKIGIRIAESGYSPNVSSVLHDIGEEEKENAIKEHSERLAMAFGLLVTGAGDCIRIVKNLRVCEDCHEVSKIISRVFEREIIVRDGSRFHHFKDGKCSCLDYW, encoded by the exons ATGAAGGAGCTCAG AATTGAATGCTCGAAAAGGTTATTTGAGGAGAATGCCAGTTCCCGAGATGTAGTTACCTGGAACTCAATGCTAACGGCTTTTGTAAGAGACGAACAGATTGGTGCTGCAGAGAAGCTGTTTGAGGAAATGCCGGAGAGAGACGTGATCTCATGGAGTACGATGATCTCGGGTTACGTGCAGAATGGGCGGTTAGGAGAAGGGTTGGAGTGTTTTAAACAGATGAGAGAGAAGGGGATGAGGCTAAATGAGGCCACGTTAGTCTCAGTTCTTTCAGCATCCGCACAATTGGGTTTGCTCGAACATGGTAGATTAGTTCACTCCCTTGTAGAGTCCTTGAATTTCCCGTTGACTGTTTCCCTTGGCACAGCtctaattgacatgtatgcaaAATGTGGATGCATCGAACAGTCTAAacttttgtttaaaaatatgCCCAAGAAAGATATTTGGACATGGAACGTTATGATCTGTGGATTGGCCTCACATGGCATTGGGAAAGAAGCCCTTGCGCTCTTTCAAAGGTTCATTGATGAGGGTTTCCATCCTGTGAATGTCACTTTCATTGGTGTCTTGGGTGCCTGTAGTAGAGCTGGTTTGGTGAGTGAGGGAAGACGTCATTTTAAGTTGATGACAGAGAAGTATAGCATATTACCTGAGATGGAGCATTATGGGTGCATGGTTGATATGTTGGGCCGTGCAGGTTTTTTAGATGAAGCTGTTCAGTTGATCGAGAAGATGACGGTTCCACCAGATCCTGTATTATGGGCAACACTACTTGGTGCTTGTAAGATACATGGATCGATAGAATTGGGTGAGAAGATTGGGAAGAAGTTACTTAAATTGGATCCAACCCATGATGGGCATTATGTACAACTAGCCAGTATATATGCAAAAGCAAGGAAATGGGAAGATGTTATTAGAGTTCGGAGATTATTGGTTGAGCAAAACACCAATAAAGCTGCAGGTTGGAGCTTGATTGAAGCGCAGGGTACagttcataaatttgttgCAGGGGATAGAGAGCATGAACGTTCTCTGGAGATTTACAAAATGCTGGAGAAAATTGGAATACGAATAGCAGAATCTGGCTACTCACCAAATGTTTCATCAGTTTTGCATGATATAGGggaggaagaaaaggagaatgcAATAAAGGAGCATAGTGAGCGGCTTGCGATGGCTTTTGGCTTGCTTGTAACAGGGGCTGGGGATTGCATTCGAATTGTGAAGAATTTGAGAGTTTGTGAGGATTGTCATGAGGTAAGCAAGATAATTTCAAGGgtgtttgagagagaaattatAGTGAGGGATGGAAGCAGATTTCACCATTTCAAGGACGGAAAATGTTCCTGCCTTGATTATTGGTAG